Within the Amaranthus tricolor cultivar Red isolate AtriRed21 chromosome 15, ASM2621246v1, whole genome shotgun sequence genome, the region TCTGGTTCACTGGTCTAAAAGCACTAATATCACGCTATCATCGAAGACCAAGAGTGGAACCTAGAAGTGGACTGTCATCTGAAGCTAATAGTCCTAAAGCTCATACCCAAAGGAGTTCTCCATTAAGCTCTCCCTTTGGTAGTGGTAGTGGCGATGGTTCTCAAAAGGTGTTTACTTGTAGTTTTCAGTAGTTTATGATTTGATGTTTCTTTATTGCTGCAGTGATGACCTAATTTGGTGAAGTCAATTACATCCAATTTCTTGTGTGTTGCTTCAGGATGGAATTGATTCCCTTTATCCATATGAGAGTCCTCAGAAAAATGGCTTGGAGAAGGCACTCTCGGATGTAATTTTGTATGCTGCACCTGCCAAAAGCTTTATACCCCCGGAGTCTGCTTCTGGCTCTGTCCATTCATTCTCTTCTGGAGGGTTTGATGGTTTGAATGGAAGAAGTAGAGGTAATGGTGGTGATACTTTCCGTGTTAGTCTGTCAAGTGCTGTTAGTTCGTCAAGCCATGGCTCTGGTcatgatgatggtgatgctcTAGGTGATGTTTACATTTGGGGAGAAGGCACAGGAGATGGTATTCTGGGTGGTGGAGCACTCAGGCTTGATAGTTCTTTGGGTGTGAAATTGGACTCAACTACGCCAAAAACATTGGATTCAGCTGTACTTCTTGATGTTCAGAATATAGCATGTGGTGGAAGGCATGCTGCGTTGGTGACCAAACAAGGTGAAGTTTTTACATGGGGGGAAGAATCTGGAGGCAGACTTGGGCATGGAGTGGATTCTGATGTCTCGCATCCAAAACTTGTCGACTCTCTAAAGAACACAAATATTGAACTGGTTGCTTGTGGAGAAAATCATTCCTGTGCTGTATCACTTTCTGGTGATTTGTACCTATGGGGTGGTAGAAAATACAGTTTTGGTCTTTCTGGACAAGGTGATGAAATGAGTCATTGGATACCGAAGAGACTGATTGGATCATTAGAAGGGATACACATCTCTTCAATTTCATGTGGACCTTGGCATACAGCTATCGTCACCTCTGCTGGACAGCTGTTCACTTTTGGTGATGGTACCTTTGGTGTCCTTGGACATGGGGATCGTACAAGTCTGTCTGCTCCAAGGGAAGTTGAGTCTTTAAAAGGACTGCGAACAGTGCGTGCTGCTTGTGGTGTGTGGCATACTGCTGCAGTTGTTGAAGTTATGGTGGGATCCTCTAGTTCAAGCAATTGCTCTTCATGCAAACTATTCACTTGGGGGGATGGGGATAAGGGTCACCTTGGGCACGGGGATAAGGAATCAAAACTTGTGCCGACATGTGTTGCAGCTCTTGTTGAACCCAATTTTTGTCAGGTTGCTTGTGGCCATAGTTTGACGGTTGCTCTTACAACTACTGGTGAGGTTTACACAATGGGTAGCCCTGTCTATGGTCAATTAGGTAACCCTCAAGCAGATGGGAAGCTACCTATACGAGTAGATGGAAAACTGGCGAAAAACTTTGTTGAGGAGATCTCTTGTGGGGCTTTTCATGTTGCCACTTTGACTTCAAGAACTGAAGTTTACACTTGGGGAAAGGGTGCCAATGGTAGATTAGGTCATGGGGACACAGATGACAGAAATAGCCCAACATTAGTTGAAGCACTGAAAGACAAACAAGTAAAAAGTATTGCATGCGGTACAAATTTTACTGCAGCTGTTTGTCTTCACAAATGGGTATCAGGTGTTGATCAGTCTCAATGCTCTGGGTGTCGCGTAGCtttcaatttcaaaaggaaaagaCATAATTGCTATAATTGTGGCCTTGTATTTTGTCATTCGTGCAGCAGCAGAAAGTCCCTAAAAGCTTCAATGGCACCTAATCCTAATAAACCTTATCGTGTCTGTGATAATTGCTTTGGCAAACTGAAGAAATCAATTGAAAGTGACTCGTCTTCAGTTTCTTCTTTGAGTAGAAGAGGAAGTATTAATCAACGTTCAAACCAAAACATTGAATATCAGGAGAAAAATGGTACGCAGGCTCTTGTGCCACTGCCCAAGTATTCTACTGTGGAACCCTTTAAAGATACTGAAAGTCTATCTTCCAAGAGGAACAAGAAAATGGAATTCAACAGTAGTCGTGTGTCGCCCCTTCCTAATGGATTTACTCATTGGGCGGCACTTAGCACATCCAAGTCTGGTTCATCAAAGAAATTCTTTTCAGCTTCTGTTCCTGGGTCGCGCATAGTTTCTCGAGCAACTTCACCTACATCAAGGCGTTCCAGTCCTCCTCGAGCTGCAACACCAAGTCCAACTATGGTAGTCCTTTCTTCACCAAATAAAGTTGTAGATGATGCTAAGAGGACAAATGATCATCTCAGTCATGAAGTTTTGAAGCTAAGAGCTCAGGTAAGCGTATGCTGATATCAAGTGTCATTACAATTCCTGATTATGCAGTGCTTGATCTTTATATTTGTATTCTTTGTAtcgtttagatctgatttttggTGAAGTTCAAAATGACATTTGAGTGGAGCAGTTTTCAAGGACACAAGGGACCTCGTTTTGCAGCGAATATTCAATCAAGAGAATGgggaaaattttttttgttgtctgcTTCAATCTTCTTTAGCTCTCTGTTT harbors:
- the LOC130800669 gene encoding PH, RCC1 and FYVE domains-containing protein 1-like → MNADQSRAGPVERDIELAITALKKGTNLLKYGRRGKPKFCPFRLSNDESLLVWFSGNDEKHLKLSHVSRIIPGQRTPIFQRYPRPEKEYQSFSLIYSDRSLDLICKDKDEAEVWFTGLKALISRYHRRPRVEPRSGLSSEANSPKAHTQRSSPLSSPFGSGSGDGSQKDGIDSLYPYESPQKNGLEKALSDVILYAAPAKSFIPPESASGSVHSFSSGGFDGLNGRSRGNGGDTFRVSLSSAVSSSSHGSGHDDGDALGDVYIWGEGTGDGILGGGALRLDSSLGVKLDSTTPKTLDSAVLLDVQNIACGGRHAALVTKQGEVFTWGEESGGRLGHGVDSDVSHPKLVDSLKNTNIELVACGENHSCAVSLSGDLYLWGGRKYSFGLSGQGDEMSHWIPKRLIGSLEGIHISSISCGPWHTAIVTSAGQLFTFGDGTFGVLGHGDRTSLSAPREVESLKGLRTVRAACGVWHTAAVVEVMVGSSSSSNCSSCKLFTWGDGDKGHLGHGDKESKLVPTCVAALVEPNFCQVACGHSLTVALTTTGEVYTMGSPVYGQLGNPQADGKLPIRVDGKLAKNFVEEISCGAFHVATLTSRTEVYTWGKGANGRLGHGDTDDRNSPTLVEALKDKQVKSIACGTNFTAAVCLHKWVSGVDQSQCSGCRVAFNFKRKRHNCYNCGLVFCHSCSSRKSLKASMAPNPNKPYRVCDNCFGKLKKSIESDSSSVSSLSRRGSINQRSNQNIEYQEKNGTQALVPLPKYSTVEPFKDTESLSSKRNKKMEFNSSRVSPLPNGFTHWAALSTSKSGSSKKFFSASVPGSRIVSRATSPTSRRSSPPRAATPSPTMVVLSSPNKVVDDAKRTNDHLSHEVLKLRAQVEELARKTQLQEVELEKTSKQLKEAIVIAGEETAKCKAAKEVIKSLTAQLKEMAERLPLGTVRNSKTSIPGSPGPNASNDFSNVMERINSPVSVHEIGLNWSNRQDTFNGPTTPSSWTTHNSVMGLLEASSKNRNRTSDGEAINGSEWVEQDEPGVYITLVSLPGGVKDLKRVRFSRKRFSEKEAEQWWAANRTRIYQQYDVPMVDKPGIGVGREGVAH